A region from the Leptolyngbya iicbica LK genome encodes:
- a CDS encoding 16S rRNA (uracil(1498)-N(3))-methyltransferase: MQRVVVDPAQIQADQLNLTVDQRHYLQRVLRLKSGDRFLALDGQGHLWTAILQPDAAQATLTAIAPEVAPTTGVRSRITLAACLPKQGFDEVVRQVTELGVDEIVPIVSDRTVLRPSANKLQRWRRIAAEAGEQCERLTVPKVREPLAWSSWLAQESQDTRVICVARRSAPALLSVSLLSPLPAIEIAIGPEGGWTESEVTQALAHGYQPASLGGSILRAVTASVVAIGILQAGIEFANITSSNDTSL, encoded by the coding sequence TTGCAACGAGTCGTTGTTGATCCGGCACAAATTCAGGCCGATCAGCTCAATTTAACGGTCGATCAGCGGCATTACCTGCAGCGGGTATTGCGGCTCAAATCGGGCGATCGCTTTTTGGCGTTAGATGGACAAGGCCATCTGTGGACGGCTATCTTGCAACCCGATGCCGCACAGGCAACCCTGACGGCGATCGCGCCTGAAGTTGCCCCAACCACCGGGGTGCGATCGCGCATCACCCTCGCGGCCTGCCTACCCAAACAAGGCTTTGATGAGGTGGTGCGTCAAGTGACCGAACTCGGGGTGGATGAAATTGTGCCGATTGTTAGCGATCGCACCGTGCTCCGCCCTAGTGCCAACAAACTCCAACGTTGGCGACGCATCGCTGCCGAAGCCGGGGAACAATGCGAGCGCTTGACCGTCCCTAAGGTGAGGGAGCCCCTAGCTTGGTCCAGTTGGCTAGCCCAAGAGTCACAGGATACTCGAGTCATCTGCGTCGCCCGACGGTCAGCCCCCGCGCTATTGTCAGTGAGTCTGTTGTCCCCTCTCCCGGCGATAGAAATAGCCATTGGCCCCGAAGGCGGTTGGACGGAATCAGAAGTCACCCAAGCCCTGGCCCACGGCTATCAGCCGGCGTCTTTGGGCGGCTCAATCTTGCGCGCAGTCACCGCGTCTGTGGTGGCGATCGGCATCCTTCAAGCTGGCATTGAATTCGCTAACATAACATCATCAAACGACACATCACTATGA
- a CDS encoding ArsR/SmtB family transcription factor: MNIANLSETTTEVCLSGFHALSDPLRMNVIERLRTQEMCVCDLCDELEVSQSKLSFHLRVLKDAGLVKARPQGRWTYYSLDLTQFTALEQYLADYRRHSPIIPTRLREEAQ, encoded by the coding sequence ATGAACATTGCCAATCTGTCAGAGACAACCACAGAGGTCTGTTTGTCTGGTTTCCATGCCTTGTCCGATCCGTTGCGCATGAACGTCATCGAGCGCCTACGGACGCAAGAAATGTGCGTCTGTGACCTCTGCGATGAATTAGAGGTCAGTCAGTCTAAATTGTCCTTTCATTTGCGCGTGCTCAAAGATGCCGGGCTCGTCAAAGCCCGTCCCCAAGGTCGATGGACATACTACAGTTTAGACCTGACCCAATTCACCGCACTTGAGCAATACCTGGCTGATTATCGCCGCCACAGCCCCATCATTCCGACTCGCTTACGCGAAGAAGCCCAATAA
- a CDS encoding LysR family transcriptional regulator yields MDKFDSMRAFAQVVESGGFAAAARQMGLSRSAVNKLVMNLEEALKVQLLQRTTRKVTPTATGLAFYERCIAILADVAEAELAVSNLQTKPQGQLRINAPMTFGTRHLAPLLAQFLRQYPDLHVELSLSDRFIDPIEEGFDVTLRIARPTSMANLIVQTLAPAPVILCAAPDYLRDRQPPQIPSDLADHPCLAYGHLATDNQWTLVGPDGEHKITISGPLCANNGEVLQAAAVQGLGIALLPRFIVQADLAAGRLQQVMPAYEAPKISICVLYPVNRHLSTKVQLLVDFLAEQIDTQA; encoded by the coding sequence ATGGATAAGTTTGACAGTATGCGAGCCTTTGCCCAAGTGGTCGAATCGGGAGGCTTTGCCGCCGCCGCTCGGCAAATGGGGCTGTCGCGATCGGCGGTGAATAAGCTGGTAATGAATCTGGAGGAAGCGCTCAAAGTGCAACTACTCCAGCGCACGACCCGCAAAGTGACCCCCACCGCCACTGGGTTAGCCTTTTATGAGCGGTGCATCGCCATTTTGGCCGATGTCGCGGAGGCCGAACTCGCGGTGTCTAACTTGCAAACCAAACCGCAAGGGCAACTCCGCATCAACGCGCCGATGACCTTTGGCACCCGCCATCTGGCCCCACTACTGGCACAGTTTTTGAGGCAGTATCCCGACTTACATGTGGAGCTGAGTTTGAGCGATCGCTTCATCGACCCGATCGAAGAGGGCTTTGACGTGACTCTGCGCATTGCCCGCCCCACCTCAATGGCTAACCTGATTGTGCAAACACTCGCGCCCGCGCCGGTGATTTTATGCGCCGCGCCGGATTATTTGCGCGATCGCCAGCCGCCACAAATTCCCAGCGATTTGGCCGATCATCCCTGCCTCGCCTACGGCCACCTCGCCACCGACAACCAATGGACGCTTGTTGGCCCCGACGGTGAACACAAAATCACGATTTCTGGTCCCCTCTGCGCCAACAATGGCGAAGTGTTGCAAGCCGCAGCCGTTCAGGGATTAGGCATCGCGTTGCTCCCTCGATTCATTGTGCAGGCCGATCTTGCCGCCGGTCGGTTACAACAGGTCATGCCCGCCTACGAAGCGCCCAAAATCTCAATTTGTGTGCTGTATCCGGTCAACCGTCATCTCTCGACCAAAGTGCAGTTGCTGGTGGATTTTCTGGCTGAACAGATTGACACCCAGGCATAA
- a CDS encoding pirin family protein, translated as MITLRPGSDRGKANFGWLDSRHSFSFGNYYDPAHMGFGTLRVINEDKVTPGQGFSTHGHRDMEIISYVLDGSLAHKDSIGNGSVIRPGDVQRMSAGTGIMHSEYNASDTDPVHFLQIWVLPAEQGIEPSYEQTYFGPEDKQNQLRLVGSQDGREGSVTIHQDVDLYATVLQPEASVTHTLGANRQAWLHVAKGAIKLNGHDLTAGDGVAVSEPVALTLTGTSEDAEVLLFDMAA; from the coding sequence ATGATTACCCTGCGACCTGGCAGCGATCGCGGCAAAGCGAATTTTGGTTGGCTCGATAGTCGTCATTCCTTTTCCTTTGGCAACTATTACGATCCGGCGCACATGGGGTTTGGCACGTTGCGCGTCATCAACGAAGACAAAGTTACCCCAGGGCAAGGCTTTTCGACCCACGGCCACCGCGACATGGAAATTATTTCCTACGTGTTAGACGGTAGCTTGGCGCACAAAGACAGCATTGGCAATGGTTCTGTCATCCGGCCCGGTGATGTGCAGCGGATGTCGGCTGGCACCGGCATCATGCACAGCGAGTACAACGCCTCGGACACCGATCCTGTCCACTTTTTGCAAATTTGGGTCTTGCCAGCTGAGCAAGGCATCGAGCCCAGCTACGAGCAAACCTACTTTGGCCCAGAAGATAAGCAGAATCAACTGCGGCTGGTGGGCTCCCAGGATGGCCGCGAAGGCTCCGTCACCATTCATCAAGATGTGGATTTGTATGCCACGGTGTTGCAGCCCGAGGCGTCGGTCACCCACACTCTTGGGGCTAACCGACAAGCTTGGTTACACGTGGCGAAAGGGGCGATCAAGTTGAATGGTCATGACCTGACTGCGGGTGATGGGGTGGCGGTATCTGAGCCCGTCGCCTTGACCCTGACCGGAACCAGCGAAGACGCCGAAGTGCTGCTATTTGACATGGCGGCCTAG
- a CDS encoding HD domain-containing protein — MAMSYLSLNEVTAALQFAARKHRQQRRKDAERTPYINHPIALLNILVNEAQISDAVVLIGALLHDTVEDTDTSLTEIAALFGEEVAAVVDQLTDDKSLPKATRKQLQVEHAATISDRAKLVKLADKIANVRDIAMSPPPDWSPTRQQEYCDWGKRVVDQMRGTHTILETLFDEAYTAATQDWAQAE; from the coding sequence ATGGCAATGTCTTACCTAAGTTTGAACGAGGTCACGGCGGCCCTGCAGTTTGCCGCGCGTAAACACCGACAGCAGCGCCGCAAAGATGCCGAGCGAACCCCTTACATCAATCACCCGATCGCGCTGTTGAATATCTTGGTCAACGAAGCGCAAATCAGCGATGCAGTGGTGTTAATCGGCGCTTTATTGCACGACACGGTCGAAGATACCGACACTAGCCTGACGGAAATCGCCGCTCTATTTGGGGAAGAAGTGGCCGCTGTGGTTGACCAACTGACTGACGATAAATCACTGCCCAAGGCGACCCGCAAACAGTTGCAAGTTGAACATGCGGCAACGATCAGCGATCGCGCCAAACTGGTAAAACTAGCGGACAAAATCGCGAACGTGCGAGATATTGCGATGTCGCCGCCGCCCGATTGGTCGCCAACCCGTCAGCAAGAATATTGCGACTGGGGCAAGCGCGTAGTTGATCAAATGCGAGGCACCCACACCATCTTAGAGACCCTCTTTGATGAAGCGTATACTGCGGCCACCCAAGATTGGGCTCAAGCCGAATAG